One genomic window of Candidatus Pseudobacter hemicellulosilyticus includes the following:
- a CDS encoding putative sugar nucleotidyl transferase produces the protein MKPVYLTDKEVRDHLFPFSPLHHVADFRIGILTIREKWEALLGQPVNLLPETDQPDLSLATLFAANILPSRQFIESLQSGEATPARDPDWESVRIIQYPWHIFQWNDWALREDFQLLSSGRISQPIPESVQATNAREIFIEEGAKLGHCFLNASTGPIYIGKNAEIMEGTLIRGPFAACEGAVVKMGTKIYGATTLGPYSVVGGELKNCVFFGYSNKAHDGYLGDAVIGEWCNLGAGTSNSNLKNNGSEVKVWHQHSKDYIRAGIKCGLLMGDYSRCAINTSFNTGTVVGVCANIFGEGLPPKYVPSFTWGNKGLTKYEFEKALADIANWKKFKHRELTDSEVNQLKHIFDLG, from the coding sequence ATGAAGCCGGTATACCTTACTGACAAAGAAGTACGCGACCATCTGTTCCCCTTTTCCCCGCTGCATCACGTGGCGGACTTCCGGATCGGTATCCTGACCATCCGTGAAAAATGGGAAGCTCTGCTGGGCCAACCGGTCAATCTCCTGCCTGAGACCGATCAGCCCGATCTTTCCCTGGCAACCCTGTTTGCCGCCAATATTCTTCCCTCCCGTCAGTTTATTGAGTCCCTGCAAAGTGGAGAAGCCACGCCCGCCCGTGACCCCGACTGGGAAAGCGTCCGGATCATCCAGTATCCCTGGCATATTTTCCAGTGGAACGACTGGGCCCTGCGTGAGGATTTCCAGCTGCTCAGCAGCGGCAGGATCAGTCAACCCATCCCCGAAAGCGTGCAGGCCACCAATGCCCGGGAGATCTTTATAGAAGAGGGCGCAAAACTGGGTCACTGTTTTCTCAATGCTTCTACAGGCCCCATCTATATTGGTAAAAATGCAGAGATCATGGAAGGCACTCTGATCCGCGGCCCCTTTGCCGCCTGTGAGGGCGCCGTGGTAAAGATGGGTACTAAAATTTATGGGGCCACTACGCTGGGACCTTATTCTGTAGTAGGCGGCGAGCTCAAGAACTGCGTGTTCTTCGGTTATTCCAACAAAGCACATGATGGCTACCTGGGCGATGCCGTGATTGGTGAATGGTGCAACCTTGGTGCAGGCACTTCCAATTCCAATCTCAAGAACAATGGCAGTGAAGTGAAGGTCTGGCACCAGCATTCCAAAGATTATATCCGTGCAGGCATCAAGTGCGGATTGCTGATGGGCGACTATTCACGTTGCGCCATCAATACCTCATTCAATACAGGCACCGTGGTAGGCGTTTGCGCCAATATCTTTGGCGAAGGATTGCCGCCCAAATACGTGCCCAGCTTCACCTGGGGCAACAAGGGCCTGACGAAATACGAATTTGAAAAAGCGCTGGCGGATATTGCCAACTGGAAAAAATTTAAACACCGGGAGCTGACAGATTCGGAAGTGAATCAATTGAAACATATTTTTGACCTCGGATAA
- a CDS encoding YajQ family cyclic di-GMP-binding protein, translating into MPSFDIVSKVEPQSLDNAVNVVTKEITNRFDFKNAHVVIDLNKKEFKINLEADDNMKLSQIIDVLISRAHKQGIAPEAFDMSKEAHQSGKYMKQEVSVRNGLKQEDAKKIVKLIKESGLKVQAAIMDDLVRVTGKKIDDLQAVIQFCRNADLGLALQYENMRN; encoded by the coding sequence ATGCCCTCATTCGATATCGTTAGCAAGGTAGAGCCGCAATCACTGGATAATGCCGTGAATGTGGTGACCAAGGAGATCACTAACCGGTTCGACTTCAAGAACGCCCATGTAGTGATTGACCTCAATAAAAAAGAATTCAAGATCAATCTGGAAGCCGATGACAACATGAAACTCAGCCAGATCATTGATGTCCTGATCAGCCGGGCCCACAAGCAGGGCATTGCGCCTGAAGCCTTTGACATGTCCAAAGAAGCACACCAGAGCGGCAAGTACATGAAACAGGAAGTTTCTGTCCGGAACGGCCTCAAACAGGAAGACGCCAAGAAGATCGTGAAACTGATCAAGGAATCCGGTCTGAAAGTACAAGCGGCCATTATGGACGACCTGGTACGGGTAACGGGTAAAAAGATCGACGACCTCCAGGCCGTGATCCAGTTCTGCCGCAATGCCGATCTGGGCCTGGCCCTGCAATATGAGAATATGCGGAACTAA
- the tpiA gene encoding triose-phosphate isomerase: protein MRKQIAAANWKMNCTYQQGEQLLNDILGAGPVLSEQQEVVFAVPFPYLIMANSEVAEEKNYFVAAQNCYNKKSGAYTGEVSAEILHSIHIKYCVLGHSERREYFQESHQMLAEKVDLCLENDITPIFCCGEPLPIREEGSQNSYVETQLKESLFHLSEEAMARIVIAYEPIWAIGTGKTASAAQAQEMHAHIRGVLAAQFGQELADKVSILYGGSVKAANAKEIFAGPDVDGGLVGGASLVAEEFLAIIKALK, encoded by the coding sequence ATGAGAAAACAAATTGCGGCCGCCAACTGGAAAATGAACTGTACCTATCAGCAGGGCGAACAATTGCTGAACGATATTCTTGGCGCCGGACCTGTTTTATCCGAACAACAGGAAGTGGTCTTCGCAGTCCCTTTTCCCTATCTCATCATGGCCAACAGTGAAGTGGCTGAAGAGAAGAACTACTTTGTAGCCGCTCAGAACTGCTACAATAAAAAATCAGGCGCTTATACGGGTGAAGTATCTGCTGAGATACTGCATTCCATCCATATAAAATACTGTGTGCTGGGTCATAGCGAACGCCGGGAGTATTTCCAGGAAAGCCACCAGATGCTGGCTGAAAAGGTTGACCTCTGCCTGGAAAACGATATCACGCCTATCTTCTGCTGCGGTGAGCCCCTGCCTATCCGCGAAGAAGGCAGCCAGAACAGCTATGTGGAAACACAGCTGAAAGAATCCCTGTTCCATCTTTCTGAAGAAGCCATGGCCCGCATCGTGATTGCCTATGAACCCATCTGGGCTATTGGCACCGGTAAAACAGCCAGTGCTGCACAGGCCCAGGAAATGCATGCGCATATCCGCGGTGTACTGGCTGCTCAGTTTGGTCAGGAGCTGGCTGATAAAGTATCCATTCTCTACGGCGGCAGCGTGAAAGCAGCCAATGCCAAAGAGATATTTGCCGGACCCGATGTGGACGGCGGCCTGGTAGGCGGCGCCTCCCTGGTAGCAGAAGAATTCCTGGCCATCATCAAGGCCCTGAAATAA
- a CDS encoding prolipoprotein diacylglyceryl transferase encodes MYPNLYYAFKDLFGINLPGLRFVNSFGFFVALSFLAAAWVLTQELKRKERAGLLQFQEVKIMVGQPASLVEMLLNFVLGFLLGYKIVGLFLADDAVTADPQSFIFSSEGHWPAGIFLGLLFAGIKWWEKNKHKQAKPEERSIRIWPHDRVGDLVIYAALFGFLGAKIFHNLENWDEFSRNPIEALLSFSGLTFYGGLICAAAAIYFYARKHKIGFRHLCDAVAPGLLIAYAIGRIGCQVAGDGDWGILNSAYITQNNSKVALADSSTFRSAVDTHQAFYLKTFNVSNVAEVAHRSVKAPGWLPDWMVAYAYPHNVISEGVPIPGCSEPQYCHHLPVPVFPTPFYETVVCLAFFFVLWAFRKKMTVPGTMFCAYLVINGVERFFVEKIRVNTKYHFGNFHPTQAEIISTLLVITGIGLYLYLRNKAKAVPATKA; translated from the coding sequence ATGTATCCCAATTTATACTATGCCTTCAAGGATCTTTTCGGAATCAACCTGCCCGGTCTCCGGTTCGTAAACTCCTTTGGCTTTTTCGTGGCTTTATCGTTCCTGGCTGCCGCCTGGGTCCTGACCCAGGAGCTGAAGCGCAAGGAACGCGCCGGTTTGCTGCAGTTCCAGGAAGTGAAGATCATGGTAGGTCAGCCGGCCAGCCTGGTAGAAATGCTGCTCAATTTTGTCCTGGGTTTTCTGCTGGGGTACAAGATCGTAGGACTTTTCCTGGCTGATGACGCCGTAACAGCCGATCCTCAGTCGTTCATCTTTTCTTCCGAAGGCCACTGGCCCGCCGGTATTTTCCTGGGTCTGCTCTTTGCCGGTATCAAATGGTGGGAGAAGAATAAACATAAACAGGCCAAACCAGAAGAACGCAGTATTCGCATCTGGCCGCATGACAGGGTAGGAGACCTGGTGATCTATGCCGCCCTTTTCGGCTTTCTCGGCGCCAAGATCTTCCATAACCTGGAGAACTGGGACGAGTTCAGCCGCAATCCCATTGAGGCCCTGCTTTCCTTCAGCGGGCTGACCTTTTATGGTGGACTCATCTGCGCCGCCGCCGCTATTTATTTTTATGCCCGCAAACATAAGATCGGCTTCCGTCACCTTTGTGATGCAGTAGCGCCCGGTCTGCTCATTGCCTATGCCATTGGCCGGATCGGCTGCCAGGTAGCCGGAGACGGCGACTGGGGCATTCTCAACAGCGCTTATATCACCCAGAATAATTCCAAAGTAGCCCTGGCAGACAGCAGCACTTTCCGCAGCGCTGTAGATACTCACCAGGCCTTTTACCTGAAGACATTTAATGTATCCAACGTTGCCGAAGTAGCGCATAGATCAGTCAAGGCGCCCGGCTGGCTGCCCGACTGGATGGTAGCTTACGCCTATCCGCACAATGTGATCAGCGAGGGCGTACCTATTCCCGGTTGTTCCGAACCGCAGTACTGTCACCACCTGCCGGTGCCGGTATTCCCCACGCCTTTTTATGAGACCGTGGTCTGCCTGGCTTTCTTCTTTGTACTCTGGGCCTTCCGCAAAAAGATGACCGTTCCCGGCACTATGTTCTGCGCATACTTAGTGATCAATGGCGTGGAGCGTTTCTTTGTGGAGAAGATCCGGGTCAATACCAAGTATCACTTCGGTAATTTCCATCCCACGCAGGCGGAGATCATCTCCACGCTGCTGGTGATCACGGGCATCGGCCTGTACCTCTACCTTCGTAACAAGGCAAAGGCGGTTCCCGCTACGAAAGCATAA
- a CDS encoding type B 50S ribosomal protein L31, with protein sequence MKKDLHPGSYRFVIFKDMSNGVSFLSRSTAPSKETAKWEDGNDYPLIKLEISNTSHPFFTGQNILVDTAGRIDKFKKRYEKKK encoded by the coding sequence ATGAAGAAGGACCTCCACCCCGGTAGCTACCGGTTCGTTATTTTCAAAGACATGAGTAATGGCGTCAGCTTCCTGAGCCGTTCCACTGCACCGAGCAAAGAGACAGCAAAATGGGAAGATGGTAATGATTACCCCCTGATCAAACTTGAAATTTCCAATACTTCGCACCCTTTCTTTACTGGTCAAAACATCCTGGTAGATACTGCCGGTAGGATTGATAAGTTCAAGAAACGTTACGAAAAGAAAAAATAA
- a CDS encoding TonB-dependent receptor: MRNKFLTTTLSFLLGLAMAQAQQPGKVSGRITDQQHSALSGATVTVLKAADSAAAGAGPTDATGNYTIGNLAPGKYLLLASAVGFRKSYSAPFELSSAKPSAYIPAIALAAGSDELQSVTVTASRPLIEQKIDRTVLNVEASVTNTGANALEVLEKAPGVQVDKDGNISLKGKQGVTILIDGRPSYLSGADLANMLRGMQASQLDQVEIMTNPPAKYDAAGNSGIINIRLKKNKLKGFNGNLSLGAGQGFYFKTNESLSLNYRNGKVNLFSSYSFGRNNNYNEIILHRRYRNEDGSTRAIFDQVALMRRRQQNNNLKLGMDYFLTSKTTIGIVFSGYYNPQKNRADNTSYLQDPNGKVDSIVVSENEQQERYANTSVNLNLRHQFDTTGRELNLDLDYIRYANTNEQYFSNRIYDPSWKAKMTELLYGDMPSDISIASAKLDYTHPFSKKTKLETGLKSSAASNDSKARYYTGDGTSHTNTNWAPDYTKTNFFDYKEQINAAYVSLNHKLNEKWGVQAGLRYENTHYKGLQYGNPQKNDSAFSRSYNSWFPTVYLSYNLSKTHQFGANFGRRIDRPGYHDLNPFLFFVDKYTYGSGNPYLRPQYSNNLELTHIFKGMLTTTLNYSITKDLFNEIFEQEELPNGEKGYATIIREGNIGKRQNAGISMNLQLKPAKWFSSNFYINYNYTKYTGRMYNEYIDVEAGNLFFNLNNQFKFGKVWSAELSGWFRSKGLDGQIMVEPMGRMDAGVARQILKEKGSLKLNIRDILYTQIPKGYMSFEQTDASFKSPRDSRVVNLTFTYRFGKPLKNGNSQRQRNVEETNRVKSGE; encoded by the coding sequence ATGAGAAACAAGTTCCTTACAACCACCTTATCATTCCTGCTTGGCCTCGCCATGGCCCAGGCCCAACAGCCCGGCAAAGTGTCCGGCAGGATCACCGACCAGCAGCATTCCGCCCTCTCTGGCGCTACTGTTACCGTCCTCAAAGCCGCCGATTCCGCGGCGGCAGGGGCCGGCCCCACTGACGCCACCGGAAATTATACTATCGGCAACCTGGCGCCCGGCAAATACCTGCTCCTGGCCTCCGCAGTAGGCTTCCGGAAGAGCTATTCCGCCCCTTTTGAGCTCAGCAGCGCCAAACCTTCCGCCTACATACCCGCCATTGCACTGGCAGCCGGCAGCGACGAGCTGCAATCCGTCACCGTTACCGCCAGCAGGCCACTCATTGAACAAAAGATAGACAGGACCGTACTCAACGTGGAAGCATCCGTCACCAATACCGGCGCCAATGCGCTTGAAGTCCTGGAGAAAGCACCAGGCGTACAGGTGGATAAGGACGGCAACATCAGCCTCAAAGGCAAACAGGGCGTTACCATCCTCATTGATGGCCGTCCCAGTTACCTCAGCGGCGCCGACCTGGCCAATATGCTGCGCGGCATGCAGGCATCCCAGCTGGACCAGGTGGAGATCATGACCAACCCACCCGCCAAATACGATGCGGCCGGCAACTCGGGTATTATCAATATCCGGCTGAAGAAAAACAAACTGAAAGGCTTTAACGGTAACCTGAGCCTCGGAGCAGGGCAGGGGTTTTATTTCAAGACCAATGAAAGCCTCAGCCTCAACTACCGCAACGGAAAAGTCAACCTCTTCAGCAGTTATAGCTTTGGCCGTAACAACAACTATAATGAGATCATCCTTCATCGCCGCTACCGCAACGAGGATGGCAGCACCCGGGCCATTTTTGACCAGGTAGCGCTCATGCGCAGACGACAGCAGAACAATAACCTGAAACTGGGCATGGACTATTTTCTTACCAGCAAAACCACTATTGGCATTGTTTTCAGCGGCTATTATAATCCCCAGAAAAACAGGGCCGATAATACCAGCTATCTCCAGGACCCCAATGGCAAAGTGGACTCCATTGTAGTATCCGAAAACGAACAGCAGGAAAGATATGCCAATACCAGTGTCAACCTTAACCTGCGCCACCAGTTTGACACTACCGGCCGGGAATTGAACCTGGACCTGGACTATATCCGTTACGCCAATACCAATGAGCAATATTTCAGCAACCGGATCTACGATCCTTCCTGGAAAGCGAAAATGACGGAGCTGCTGTATGGTGATATGCCATCGGATATCAGCATCGCTTCCGCCAAACTGGACTATACCCATCCCTTCAGCAAGAAGACCAAACTGGAGACCGGCCTCAAATCCAGCGCCGCCAGCAATGACAGCAAGGCCCGTTATTATACCGGCGACGGCACCTCACATACCAATACTAACTGGGCGCCAGATTATACCAAGACCAATTTCTTTGACTACAAGGAACAGATCAACGCAGCCTATGTCAGCCTGAACCATAAACTCAACGAAAAATGGGGCGTCCAGGCTGGTCTTCGCTATGAGAACACGCACTACAAAGGACTGCAGTACGGCAACCCGCAGAAAAACGATTCTGCTTTCTCCCGGAGCTACAATAGCTGGTTTCCCACTGTTTACCTGAGCTATAATCTCAGCAAGACGCACCAGTTTGGCGCTAATTTCGGCAGGCGTATTGACAGACCCGGTTACCACGACCTCAACCCCTTCCTGTTCTTTGTAGATAAATACACCTATGGCTCCGGCAACCCTTACCTGCGGCCCCAGTACAGCAATAACCTGGAACTGACGCACATTTTTAAAGGCATGCTGACCACCACCCTTAACTACAGCATCACCAAAGACCTCTTCAACGAGATATTTGAACAGGAAGAGCTGCCAAACGGAGAAAAAGGTTATGCCACCATTATACGGGAAGGCAATATCGGGAAGAGACAGAATGCAGGCATCTCCATGAACCTGCAGCTGAAGCCAGCCAAATGGTTCTCCTCCAATTTCTATATCAACTACAACTACACCAAATACACCGGCCGGATGTATAATGAATATATAGACGTGGAAGCAGGCAACTTATTTTTTAACCTTAACAACCAGTTCAAATTCGGCAAAGTATGGAGCGCTGAACTGAGCGGCTGGTTCCGGAGCAAAGGACTGGATGGACAGATCATGGTGGAACCCATGGGCCGGATGGATGCCGGTGTGGCCAGACAGATCCTGAAAGAAAAAGGCAGCCTGAAACTGAATATCCGTGATATCCTTTACACCCAGATCCCCAAAGGCTATATGAGCTTTGAGCAAACAGACGCCTCGTTTAAAAGTCCCCGTGACAGCAGGGTAGTGAACCTGACCTTCACCTACAGGTTCGGCAAACCGCTCAAGAATGGCAACAGCCAGCGGCAGCGCAATGTGGAAGAGACCAACCGGGTGAAGTCAGGAGAGTAG